A part of Ammospiza nelsoni isolate bAmmNel1 chromosome 9, bAmmNel1.pri, whole genome shotgun sequence genomic DNA contains:
- the SAMD13 gene encoding sterile alpha motif domain-containing protein 13 isoform X1, producing the protein MLTVDMENKENGSLDVKNSLENGRPLDPADWAVTDVVNYFRTAGFEEQASAFQEQEIDGKSLLLMTRNDVLTGLSLKLGPALKIYEYHVKPLQTQHLKNNSL; encoded by the exons ATGCTAACTGTTGAcatggaaaacaaggaaaatggCTCTCTGGATGTCAAAAA TTCACTAGAGAATGGGAGACCTCTGGATCCTGCTGACTGGGCTGTTACTGATGTTGTGAATTATTTCAGAACAGCTGGATTTGAAGAACAAGCCAGTGCTTTTCAGGAGCAG GAAATTGATGGCAAATCATTACTGTTGATGACAAGAAATGATGTACTGACTGGACTTTCATTAAAACTGGGGCCTGCGCTGAAAATCTATGAATATCACGTAAAACCTCTACAGACACAACATCTAAAGAACAACTCTTTATAG
- the SAMD13 gene encoding sterile alpha motif domain-containing protein 13 isoform X2, whose product MLTVDMENKENGSLDVKNSLENGRPLDPADWAVTDVVNYFRTAGFEEQASAFQEQEIDGKSLLLMTRNDVLTGLSLKLGPALKIYEYHEVSMRMLR is encoded by the exons ATGCTAACTGTTGAcatggaaaacaaggaaaatggCTCTCTGGATGTCAAAAA TTCACTAGAGAATGGGAGACCTCTGGATCCTGCTGACTGGGCTGTTACTGATGTTGTGAATTATTTCAGAACAGCTGGATTTGAAGAACAAGCCAGTGCTTTTCAGGAGCAG GAAATTGATGGCAAATCATTACTGTTGATGACAAGAAATGATGTACTGACTGGACTTTCATTAAAACTGGGGCCTGCGCTGAAAATCTATGAATATCAC GAAGTGTCAATGCGCATGTTGAGATAG